Proteins encoded together in one Xanthomonas vesicatoria ATCC 35937 window:
- the topB gene encoding DNA topoisomerase III has protein sequence MRLWICEKRDQAKNIAPLLGNPKPGQGYIDTDDGRVTWARGHLLEQVGPPGYDKAWEAWNFEVLPMIPTAWKHQPTADKQRELAVLLANIPKASEIVIATDCGAEGEAIARELLDHAGYRGPVRRLWYSALDAASLTKAIASLRPGESSEPLYWASQARSRADWLMGMNLSRAYTLRSRAAGGKGPRHVGRVMSPTLALVVRRDAEIAAFREVTYYELEITAQTALGASVVLTHAPADAGRIFARADAEAILAAATGASGPLAVTHESKAQKPPALMTLSRFQQLASRRFGWSAKKTLDIAQSLYDKELTSYPRTPCMVLPNEQEAEIPRVLETLGQVPGLARHVAALTVHKPTIRPTVFNSAKMAKDNAEHHAIVPTGVPLASRTLSDDEQTAFLLIAQHYLAALMPDYTFNETRMTLEAGGVPFTVTGRVPIAQGWKSVFGTDPDSEDEDDTATPALPDIQDGTRCTVAAAALRPKKTRPPKRYTEGDLIADMLDVGKFATNPEVRKRLKENAGIGTEATRGTIIENLRERGYLEPQGKFIVSTPLARELIAMLPAPITDAATTALWEEKLDELRRGLVPVEARDEFVNKVAANVTRIINAVRDDAAKAAATRAPSEGQLRYAQAIAVALGVPLPANADSSHTAVQAFLDAHGDAYGNLPPSDKQLAYAEKLATEKGATLSDEQRRSRAALGAWLDLHADKKAAPAKKVTGKTTAAKTTRKRKVKV, from the coding sequence ATGCGTCTATGGATCTGCGAGAAGCGCGACCAGGCCAAAAACATTGCGCCACTGCTGGGCAACCCGAAGCCTGGTCAGGGCTACATCGATACCGACGATGGCCGGGTGACGTGGGCACGTGGCCACCTCTTGGAACAGGTCGGTCCACCGGGCTACGACAAGGCATGGGAGGCCTGGAATTTCGAGGTGTTGCCCATGATCCCGACCGCGTGGAAGCACCAACCAACTGCCGACAAACAGCGCGAGTTAGCCGTGCTGCTAGCCAACATCCCCAAGGCATCGGAAATCGTCATCGCAACCGACTGCGGCGCCGAGGGCGAAGCGATCGCCCGCGAGCTGCTGGACCACGCCGGCTATCGGGGACCGGTGCGCCGGCTGTGGTATTCCGCGCTCGATGCTGCAAGCCTCACCAAGGCAATCGCCAGCTTGCGGCCAGGCGAAAGCAGCGAGCCGCTCTATTGGGCAAGTCAGGCACGTTCACGCGCCGACTGGCTCATGGGCATGAACCTCAGCCGTGCCTACACGCTGCGGTCCCGTGCAGCTGGCGGTAAAGGGCCACGGCACGTCGGCCGGGTGATGTCGCCCACCCTCGCCCTGGTCGTGCGTCGGGATGCTGAAATCGCCGCGTTCCGCGAAGTCACCTATTACGAGCTGGAAATCACCGCTCAGACCGCACTCGGGGCAAGCGTCGTGCTGACGCACGCCCCGGCGGATGCGGGGCGGATCTTCGCTCGCGCCGACGCCGAAGCCATCCTCGCAGCGGCCACCGGAGCCAGTGGACCGCTCGCGGTCACGCACGAAAGCAAGGCGCAGAAGCCACCGGCCCTGATGACGCTTTCGCGCTTCCAGCAGCTTGCCTCGCGGCGATTCGGATGGAGTGCCAAAAAGACACTCGACATCGCGCAAAGCCTGTACGACAAGGAGCTGACCAGTTACCCACGCACGCCGTGCATGGTGTTACCCAATGAGCAGGAAGCCGAAATTCCCCGTGTGCTGGAAACGCTTGGCCAGGTGCCAGGCTTGGCGCGGCACGTAGCAGCGCTAACCGTCCACAAACCAACCATCCGCCCCACTGTGTTCAACAGCGCCAAGATGGCGAAAGACAACGCAGAACACCATGCCATCGTGCCCACAGGTGTGCCGCTCGCCAGCCGCACGCTCAGCGATGACGAGCAAACCGCCTTTCTGCTGATCGCGCAGCACTATCTTGCTGCGCTGATGCCCGACTACACGTTCAACGAAACCCGCATGACGCTGGAAGCCGGCGGCGTGCCGTTTACTGTCACTGGCCGCGTCCCCATCGCCCAAGGCTGGAAATCCGTCTTTGGCACGGACCCGGACAGCGAGGACGAGGACGACACGGCGACCCCTGCGCTGCCTGACATCCAGGACGGCACGCGCTGCACCGTCGCTGCGGCCGCTCTACGGCCGAAGAAGACGCGACCGCCCAAGCGCTATACAGAAGGCGACTTGATCGCCGACATGCTCGATGTCGGCAAATTCGCCACCAACCCCGAGGTGCGCAAGCGACTGAAAGAAAATGCCGGCATCGGCACCGAGGCTACGCGCGGGACCATCATCGAGAACTTGCGCGAGCGCGGCTACCTGGAGCCGCAAGGCAAATTCATCGTCAGCACGCCACTGGCGCGTGAGCTCATTGCAATGCTGCCTGCCCCGATCACCGATGCCGCGACGACGGCGCTGTGGGAGGAAAAGCTGGACGAGCTGCGCCGCGGCCTGGTGCCGGTGGAGGCACGCGACGAGTTCGTCAATAAGGTCGCGGCGAACGTCACCCGGATCATCAATGCGGTGCGGGATGATGCCGCCAAAGCGGCCGCCACGCGCGCGCCCAGTGAGGGCCAGTTACGCTATGCCCAAGCCATTGCCGTGGCGCTCGGCGTGCCATTGCCGGCCAATGCGGACAGCTCGCACACGGCCGTGCAGGCGTTCCTGGACGCCCATGGCGATGCCTACGGCAATCTGCCGCCGAGCGACAAGCAGCTGGCCTACGCCGAGAAGTTAGCCACCGAGAAGGGTGCCACCTTGTCCGATGAGCAGCGCCGCTCGCGTGCCGCGCTGGGTGCGTGGCTGGACCTACATGCCGACAAGAAGGCAGCCCCAGCGAAGAAGGTCACAGGCAAGACCACGGCAGCGAAGACCACGCGGAAGCGCAAGGTCAAGGTGTAA
- a CDS encoding IS3 family transposase (programmed frameshift) encodes MKKSRFTEEQIAYALKQVELGMAVGEVCRKMGIAEATFYVWRKKYGGLGPSELKRLRVLEEENRKLKQLVADLSLDMAMLQEVVTKKPLRAPQKRSWVARLRERFGVSERRALRIVAMSRSAFSYKAKARDCSAIRLRMRQITQTRIHYGCERVLVMLRREGWRDNHKRVHRIYKEEGLSLRHCRPRRSRSSRRRQPIKVAAAPNTLWGMDFVSDTLFDGRRFRLLPVLDHFTHECLDIVVNQSLGADDVADAVARLVAQRGKPEAIKVDNGSEFAGKVMDRWAYENGVELDFSRRGTPTDNAMVESFNGRLRQECLNEHWFLSLADARSKIEAWRRFYNEERPHSALAWKTPAEFAREHGSQANSLAPKEVEISID; translated from the exons ATGAAGAAGTCGCGTTTTACCGAAGAGCAGATCGCGTACGCGCTCAAGCAGGTCGAGCTGGGGATGGCGGTTGGCGAGGTGTGCCGCAAGATGGGCATCGCCGAGGCGACGTTCTATGTGTGGCGCAAGAAATACGGTGGGCTTGGCCCCTCCGAACTGAAGCGCCTGCGCGTGCTGGAAGAGGAAAACCGCAAGCTCAAGCAGCTGGTTGCCGACCTGAGCCTGGACATGGCGATGCTCCAGGAGGTGGTCACAAAAAAAC CTCTAAGGGCGCCACAGAAGCGCAGCTGGGTTGCCCGCTTGAGAGAGCGCTTCGGCGTGAGCGAACGACGCGCATTGCGGATCGTGGCGATGTCGCGCTCGGCGTTTTCGTACAAGGCCAAGGCGCGCGACTGCAGCGCCATCCGCTTGCGGATGCGCCAGATCACGCAGACGCGCATCCACTATGGCTGCGAACGGGTGTTGGTGATGCTGCGGCGCGAAGGCTGGCGGGACAACCACAAGCGGGTGCATCGCATCTACAAGGAAGAAGGCCTGTCGTTGCGGCATTGTCGCCCGCGACGTAGTCGCAGTAGTCGTCGCCGGCAACCGATCAAGGTGGCCGCGGCGCCGAACACGCTGTGGGGCATGGACTTCGTCAGTGACACGCTGTTCGATGGACGTCGCTTCCGGCTGCTGCCGGTGCTGGACCACTTCACGCATGAGTGCCTGGATATCGTCGTAAATCAGTCCTTGGGCGCTGACGATGTCGCCGACGCAGTGGCGCGGCTGGTCGCTCAACGAGGCAAGCCGGAAGCGATCAAAGTGGATAACGGCAGTGAGTTTGCCGGCAAGGTGATGGACCGCTGGGCCTATGAGAACGGCGTAGAGCTGGACTTTTCCCGACGTGGCACGCCGACGGACAACGCGATGGTGGAAAGCTTCAACGGCCGGCTGCGACAGGAGTGTCTGAACGAGCATTGGTTCTTGTCCCTAGCCGATGCACGGAGCAAAATCGAAGCGTGGCGGCGCTTCTATAACGAGGAGCGCCCCCACAGTGCACTGGCATGGAAAACCCCTGCGGAATTCGCCCGAGAACACGGGTCCCAAGCGAATTCCCTGGCGCCGAAAGAGGTCGAAATCTCTATCGACTGA